The following are encoded together in the Anopheles nili chromosome 3, idAnoNiliSN_F5_01, whole genome shotgun sequence genome:
- the LOC128726597 gene encoding uncharacterized protein LOC128726597, whose protein sequence is MQNIVKVIIIALSMGSAVAIRCYQCSSQTDPKGIDNCGAYKAFNKTQNIAIECNSDESHMPGSFCMKVVHQSPRGFIWDGRWRQVIRQCASVSETGVTGVCNWGVYENGVYWEECYCVEDECNSAPKLTMDPLAVVSLVGLVQLMVLTKILM, encoded by the exons atgcaaaatatagTAAAAGTAATCATCATCGCCCTTAGCATGGGTTCCG CCGTTGCCATTCGTTGCTACCAGTGCTCATCGCAAACGGACCCGAAAGGCATCGATAACTGTGGTGCATACAAAGCCTTCAACAAGACACAAAACATCGCGATTGAATGCAACAGCGATGAGTCTCACATGCCCGGTTCTTTCTGCATGAAGGTGGTGCATCAGAGTCCACGAGGATTTATCT GGGATGGACGATGGCGTCAAGTAATCCGACAATGCGCTTCCGTATCGGAGACGGGTGTGACCGGAGTGTGCAACTGGGGCGTGTACGAGAATGGAGTCTATTGGGAGGAATGCTACTGCGTGGAAGACGAGTGCAATAGCGCACCGAAACTGACAATGGATCCACTTGCCGTAGTGTCGCTGGTTGGTTTGGTGCAACTGATGGTGCTAACTAAAATTTTAATGTAA